The DNA window CCAAATAATCTGTCGCTTCTTCGGCAGCATATCTGTCGCTAGAGAAGATAGCCCCCGTAAGAGCGTAAGGAGATGTTGTATCAACCAGCTTAAGTGTTTCTTCCCACTTCTCATCTTCGTAAACATAAATCGTAAGAATCGGTCCGAAAAACTCAGTTTCCATTGCCCAGTTCTTTGGATTTGTAGTTACAGCGACAGTATTATCTATAAAATAACCAACTTTATCATCATATCCTCCTCCCGCAACAAATTCCATTTCAGGATCCATTTTGATTTTATCAATAACACCTGATAATTTATCAAAAGCACTCTGTGAAATTACAGCAGAAGTAAAGTTACTCATATCATCAGGCTCTCCCTGTTTCATAGTATCCAAATCCATTACTAACTGTGTTTTAACTTCCTCCCAACGACTTTGTGGAATATAAGCTCTCGAAGCTGCTGAACATTTCTGTCCCTGGAATTCAAATGCTCCTCTACTCAAAGCAGTAGCTACTGCAGTAGCATTAGCCGACGGGTGCATCACTACAAAATCCTTTCCTCCTGTTTCTCCAACAATTCTTGGATATGTATTATACTTGGTAATATTCTTTCCAATTTTCTCGTAAATTCCCTGGAATACACCTGTAGAACCTGTAAAGTGAACCCCTGCAAATGCTTTATGTTCAAATATTGTATCAGAAATCATTGCAGAATCTCCTGCTACCATATTAATTACACCTTTTGGCAATCCCGCTTCTTCGAACAACTCCATCAATACTCCGGCAGAATACATTTGAGTTGCAGAAGGTTTCCAAACAACAACATTACCCATCATAGCAGCTGAAGTTTGCAAATTCCCCGCAATAGATGTAAAGTTGAAAGGAGTAATTGCATAAACAAATCCTTCTAAAGGTCGGTGCTCTACCCTGTTCCACTCATTTGGCGCATTTTCCAATGGTTGATCCTTATAGATTTGCGTCATGTATTTAACATTAAACCTAAAGAAATCTATTAGCTCACATGCAGCATCAATTTCGGCCTGGTGAATTGTTTTAGACTGACCAATCATGGTGGCAGCATTCATTTTTGCACGGTATGGTCCTGCCAATAAATCGGCCATTTTTAAAAATATTGCAGCACGGTGCTCCCAAC is part of the Bacteroidota bacterium genome and encodes:
- the pruA gene encoding L-glutamate gamma-semialdehyde dehydrogenase, producing MATGFFNIPEIKNEPVKSYAPGTPERAEVLAEYDKLWNSHMEIPLTINGEKIMTDDKVEITSPHKHHHVIGHYSKADKAMVSNAIETALEARKKWSKMSWEHRAAIFLKMADLLAGPYRAKMNAATMIGQSKTIHQAEIDAACELIDFFRFNVKYMTQIYKDQPLENAPNEWNRVEHRPLEGFVYAITPFNFTSIAGNLQTSAAMMGNVVVWKPSATQMYSAGVLMELFEEAGLPKGVINMVAGDSAMISDTIFEHKAFAGVHFTGSTGVFQGIYEKIGKNITKYNTYPRIVGETGGKDFVVMHPSANATAVATALSRGAFEFQGQKCSAASRAYIPQSRWEEVKTQLVMDLDTMKQGEPDDMSNFTSAVISQSAFDKLSGVIDKIKMDPEMEFVAGGGYDDKVGYFIDNTVAVTTNPKNWAMETEFFGPILTIYVYEDEKWEETLKLVDTTSPYALTGAIFSSDRYAAEEATDYLEGAAGNFYINDKPTGAVVGQQPFGGARGSGTNDKAGSMLNLVRWVSPRLIKENFVSPKDYRYPFMGK